The Papaver somniferum cultivar HN1 unplaced genomic scaffold, ASM357369v1 unplaced-scaffold_18, whole genome shotgun sequence genome includes a window with the following:
- the LOC113338102 gene encoding protein LATERAL ORGAN BOUNDARIES-like, with product MATSSSSNSPCAACKFLRRKCMPGCIFSPYFPPEEPQKFANVHKIFGASNVTKLLNELLPHQREDAVNSLAYEAEARVKDPVYGCVGAISFLQREVHRLQKELDAANADLIRYACNEIPTTLNTTLQSGTSNIPPMVTNPQQRPINVRMETDGGSFYQNTSGLLLPFPPLWLDGPSGNIHERGGGGGGVGGGGADM from the coding sequence ATGGCAACATCAAGCTCTTCAAACTCTCCTTGTGCTGCGTGTAAGTTCTTGAGGAGAAAATGCATGCCAGGTTGCATTTTTTCACCCTACTTTCCTCCTGAAGAACCTCAGAAGTTTGCTAATGTTCACAAGATATTTGGTGCAAGCAATGTAACGAAGCTCCTTAATGAACTGCTCCCTCACCAAAGAGAAGATGCAGTGAACTCTCTTGCTTATGAAGCCGAGGCCCGGGTTAAGGATCCGGTGTACGGTTGTGTGGGGGCTATCTCGTTTCTTCAAAGAGAGGTTCATAGACTCCAAAAGGAACTTGATGCTGCGAATGCTGATCTTATCCGCTATGCCTGCAATGAAATTCCGACAACTCTAAACACGACACTACAATCTGGGACAAGTAACATTCCCCCAATGGTCACCAACCCTCAGCAAAGGCCAATAAATGTTAGAATGGAAACTGATGGAGGTTCTTTCTATCAGAACACTTCAGGTTTGCTTCTTCCTTTTCCTCCTTTATGGCTTGATGGTCCCTCAGGAAACATCCATGaaagaggaggaggtggtggtggtgttggaggAGGAGGAGCAGACATGTGA